The Leucobacter viscericola genome includes a window with the following:
- a CDS encoding LssY C-terminal domain-containing protein: protein MGSNVDDQSPPRRRLSVTAVFDQFFFVFAGVAAVWLAWLIFTESFQFGWFGILFFIAFWVMLAYLVLPRLHRILTAIYVPEYFIGRARTSDGLLGDPINLAVLGDDAQLHAAMERAGWIRADPITLQSSWRIITATLNRRSYDEAPVSPLFLFGRVHDFAYQQEVAGNPAKRHHVRFWRTPEGWLLPGGTRVDWLAAGTFDRAVGLSLFTLQVTHKIDANTDVERDHVVATVLAGNTDVTVQTLENFSTGYHSRNGGGDSIRTDGNLPVLDVNRVTEVSHD, encoded by the coding sequence ATGGGGAGCAACGTTGACGACCAGTCGCCACCGCGCAGGCGCCTTTCGGTGACCGCGGTCTTCGACCAGTTCTTCTTTGTGTTCGCGGGTGTCGCGGCCGTGTGGCTCGCCTGGCTCATCTTCACCGAGAGTTTCCAGTTCGGCTGGTTCGGGATCCTGTTCTTCATCGCCTTCTGGGTGATGCTCGCGTACCTGGTACTCCCCCGGTTGCACCGGATCCTCACCGCCATCTACGTGCCCGAGTACTTCATCGGGCGTGCCCGCACGAGTGACGGCCTGCTCGGCGACCCGATCAACCTCGCAGTGCTGGGCGACGACGCGCAGCTGCACGCGGCCATGGAGCGAGCGGGGTGGATCCGCGCGGATCCCATCACCCTGCAATCTTCGTGGCGGATCATCACGGCGACCCTCAACAGGCGCAGCTACGATGAGGCACCCGTCAGTCCGCTGTTTTTGTTCGGGCGCGTTCACGATTTTGCGTACCAGCAGGAGGTGGCGGGCAACCCGGCGAAGCGCCACCACGTGCGGTTCTGGCGCACACCCGAGGGATGGCTGCTGCCCGGCGGCACGCGGGTTGACTGGCTTGCCGCAGGCACCTTCGACCGCGCCGTTGGGCTGTCGCTCTTTACGCTGCAGGTGACCCACAAGATTGACGCGAACACCGATGTTGAGCGAGATCACGTCGTGGCGACCGTACTCGCGGGTAATACCGACGTGACCGTGCAGACCCTCGAGAACTTTTCCACCGGCTACCACTCACGCAACGGGGGCGGCGACTCCATCCGCACCGACGGCAACCTGCCCGTTCTCGACGTCAATCGAGTGACGGAGGTGAGCCATGACTGA